A stretch of DNA from Bacillus marinisedimentorum:
TCCAGAGGCGATGCGCGGGCAATATTTTGCCGCCGCCTCATTGCGCTTTACAATTGGACGGACGATTGCTCCGATTTCCATCCCGCTGACATTATGGGTCGGATACGGGTGGACATTCGCTATCCTGAGCCTGCTTGCTGTACTGGCTGCCGTTTTATATTACAGCATGTTCAAACGGATGAAGGCAGTTGGAAATGGAAGTACGCCTGAACCTGCAGAAACGGCATAAAGAAATGAACACCGAAGCGCATATTTCCATCTTTTCAGCCATATGTATGTAGCAATAAGGCTTGTCTGAAAGGAGTGGGGAGATGCTGCTGCCCTGGTGGATTTATCTAGTATTAGCCGGAATAGCAGGGAGTGCATTCATGCTGATAAAAACGTTGATAAGTGAAAAGAAAATGGAGCAATATTACATTGAAAAAGAGGGAAGGGTCTACCTCGACCGGATCAAGGAAGAAAAGGAAAGGAGAAAGGAGCGAAGCAGGCATCATCAGCCGGGGTGACGGTATGCAAGCGGTGCCCTGCAGCTCGAAATCTAAATATATTGGAGCAGCCATGATTCTATCGGTCTCAAAGAAAAAAATCCTGCCTTGCCGGCAGGATTTTTCTTTACCGCGTCTATTTGTATCGTGTTATTGTGCAGGTGGCTGTTCTTGAGCAGGAGCATCCATCAAGCCTTTAAAATCATCTTCTTTTATATCAATTTCTGCGTCATCGATAATTTTTTGGACTGCGTTTGGATCAGCTTTCTGCTGGGCAAGTGTTGCTTTGATTTCGTCTTTCATTTCTTCATAAGGCTTTACTTCTTCTTCAGCCGGCTTCTTGTCTGTCACTTTGATCACATGGTAGCCAAACTGGCTTTTTACCGGTTCGCTTACCTCTCCGACTTCCAGGCTGTATGCTTTGCTTTCAAACTCGGGAACCATGTCTCCAGGCCCGAAGTAACCGAGATCTCCGCCGTTCTGGGCTGAAGGATCCTGTGAGTACT
This window harbors:
- a CDS encoding sporulation YhaL family protein, which produces MLLPWWIYLVLAGIAGSAFMLIKTLISEKKMEQYYIEKEGRVYLDRIKEEKERRKERSRHHQPG